Sequence from the Lysobacter capsici genome:
GTCTCGCCGGCCAGCACCATCGACAGCGACAGCACCATGCGGGTCTGGTCGCCGTCGGTCTCGATCGCGAAATCGTGCAGATAGGGGCCGCCCTGGCCGAGGTAATCGGGCAGGTCGGCGACGAAACGCAGGCGATCGGGTTCGCCGACGAAACGCTGCGGCACCGCGGTGCTCTGGTCGAACGCGAACGGAATCGGCCGGGTCGCGGCGATGCGCTTGCGCAGGAAGCCTTCGACCGCGCGTTCGCGCTCGCTGCGCTGGGCGAGCACTTCGCCGCGGGTGGCGGTCTTGGTCGCCGCCGACAAGGTCGCGAACGCCAGGGTCAGGCCGGCGACCAGCAACACCATCGCCAGCAACACCTCGATCAGGGTGAAGCCGCGCGCCTGCGCCGTCGGCCGCGATCGCGCGAACCGCCGCGCGCGCCTCACAACGACACCTCGTTCGACGCCGCGCTGCTGCGCAACGAGCGCAGGAACAGACGCCGGCCGGCTCCACCGTCGCCCCACTCCACCGCGAGCTGCACTTCGAACAGGCGCGGCGCATTGGGATCGATCGGCTGCGACGACGACGCCGGCAGCGGGTCGCGCCATTGGGCGACGCCGAGCGTCCAGCGATAACGGCCGTTTTCGAAATCGCCGCTGCGCTGGCCCGGCTTGAGCGGTTGCCCGACCCCGACCTGATCCATCAGCGACTGCGCGTACAACGCGGCGCGGCCGGCGTCGCTGGACCAGCGCACCTGCTTGGCCGCCCCCGACAAGGTGCCCAGCAATAAGGTCAGCGCCATCGCCAGCAAGGCGAACGCAACGATCACTTCGAGCAAGGTGTAGCCATGCTGGCGCAGCGATGTTGCGCGATGCACGCCGCGCGCCGCACGCGAGGATCGCGCCGACCGCACCGAATCGGGCGACGACGGCCGCCGCGCGTTCATCGCGGCGCCTCGCCGCGCTTGAGTTTGACTTCGCCGGTCAGCCAGGCCACGTCGACATTCCACGCCGCCTGCTTGGCGCTGAGCTTGACCCGGCCGCCGGTGGACGCGCCGTCGGCGAAGAACATGATCGCGCCTTCGCCGCGGCGCGGCTGGACTTCGCGCGCACCGGTGAAAACGATGCCGAGCGCCTTGGGAATATCGCCGCTGCGCCCGTTCGGCGCGGTCCAGGTATGCGCGGCCGGATCGATGGTGAACTTCTGCGAGCGCCCGGTCGCGATCGCCTGGCTGCGCGTGTAACGCAGCTGCGAGGCGATTTCCTTGGACGCCGAACGCAACTGCATGCCGGCCATGCCGCCGTTCATCATGCCCACCGTCAGCACGCCGATGCCGGCGATCAACGCGATCACCAGCAGCATTTCCAGCAGCGACATGCCGCCTTGGCGACGGGCCGCGCGCGCCGGCATCGGCAGGCGCGCGCGCGAACCCGCGCGTGCGCTGTGCGCCGCGGCCGGGTCCCCTCGCCCTCCTCGGGCGGAGGGACTGTGCCGCGGGCGGATGCTCATTGGATGCGCAGTCGGTGACTACTCAGTTGTTCTTGATGTCGCCGTCGACGCTGGTGCCGCCGGCCTTGCCGTCCTTGCCGTAGCTGACCAGGTCGTAGGGGCCGCTTTCGCCCGGCGCTCGGTATTCGATCGGATGGCCCCACGGATCCTTGAGCTCGGCGTCCTTCGCGTACGGACCCAGCCAGCCGTTGGCGTCGGCCGGCGCCTTGACCAGTTCCTCGAGCGAGGACGGCAGGCGGCCGGTGTCCATCTGGAACGAATCGATCTTGCCGGCCAGGGTCTGCACCTGGCCCTTGGCGAGGTTGTAGTCGCCGCGGTCCTTGCCGCCGAGCACGCGGTTGCCGACGAACGCCAGCACCGCGCCGATCAGCACGATCACGATGATGATCTCGATCAGGCTCATGCCGCGCTGGCCGGCCGGAGACGGGGAACGGGTGAGGCGGCGGCTGTTCGAACGGGATTTGCGCATGTCGGTCATCCGTTAGGAGGGGATTCGGGCTAATGCTGGACTGGTAACGTCTCGCGGACGCGGACGGGGTTGAGCCTTGCTCAGGAATTCTGTTCCGCGACGATTTGCAAAGTTCACCGGCCGCCGCCGCGCGGTCGCGTCGGTACAGCCTGCGTTCAACGCCGGCACATGAACAGGCGGCGAAGCGTGACCGGTAGCGACCTTTGCATGACGGGAACGCAGACTTTCGGACACGGTCGCGGCAAGCCGGTGCTCAACTTCGGAAGGCGCACGCGGGCGCTGGCGGTTCTTCGCGACGAAGGCGTCAGGGCGCGAGTCGGTCATGGTCAACCGATCGAGTTGGTGAGGTCGTACAGCGGCAGCAGCACCGCCATCACCACCGTGCCGACGATGCCGGCCAGCACCACGGTCACGATCGGCACCAGCGCCGCGAGCATCCGGTCCAGGGCCATGCCGGTGTCTTGCTCGAAGGTCTCGGCGGTCTTCATCAGCATCGCGTCGAGCGCGCCGGATTCCTCGCCGACCTGGATCATCTGCAGCGCCAGCCGCGGGAACCGCTTGCCCTTGGACAAGGCGGTCGACAGCGACACGCCGTTCTTGACCTCTTCGGCGGCGGCGTCGACGTCGGCGGCCAGCACCCGGTTGTTGAGCACGTTGCGGCCGATGCCGATCGCGGTCATCAGCGGCACGCCGTTGCGCACCAGGGTGCCCAGGGTGCGGGTCAGGCGCGCGGTCTCGATCTTGCCGATCAGCGCGCCGACGAACTTGCGCTTGAGCAGCCAGCCGTCGAGCGCCTCGCGGAACGCCGGGTCGCGGCGCTTGCGATCGAACCACAGCACCGCCAGCGCCGGCACCGCGATCAGCACGATCCACCAATTGCGCACGAACAGGCCCAGCCACAGGATCACCTGGGTGAACATCGGCAGCTCGGCGTCGAGGCTTTCGTACATCTGGCCGAACTGCGGCACCACGTAACCGAGCAGGAACATCAGGCTGGCGCCGACCATGCACAGCAGGATCGCCGGATAGATCAGCGCATTGATCACCCGGCCCTGCATGACCCGGCTGCGCTCGAGATAATCGTCGAGCCGGGACAGGGTTTCGTGCAGATTGCCGCCGGCCTCGCCGGCCCGGACCATGTTGATGTACAGGCGCGAAAAGGTGCCGTGCTGGCGCTCGAGCGCCACCGACAGCGACGTGCCGCCGCGCACCGCGTCGCGGATGTCGGCGACCGTGCTCTTGGCCGCCTCGTCCTCGGGCAGGTCGAGCAGGATGGTCAGCGCGCGATCCAGCGGCTGGCCCGCGCCGAGCAGGGTCGACAACTGCTGGGTGAACTGCACCAGCCGCGCGCCGGTGAACGCCTTGGGCTTGAACAGCCCCTTCCACGACGACGACGCCCCGGCCTCGGAGGCGAGCTTGGCCTCCACCGGCAGATGCCCCTGTTCCTGCAGGCGCTGCACGACCTCGACGTTGCTGGCGGCCTCCATCTGGCCATCCAGCATTTCGCCGCGCGCGTTCAGGGCTTTGTAGTGGAACAGAGGCATAGACGGGAATCGGGAATGGAGAGTCGGGAATCGGTCAGAGCGAAAGCGTCAGCGTGCGGGATGACAGCGAGTCGGGACGACCACGATTCCCGATTCCCCATTTCCGATTCCCGGCATCACGCATCCTCAGTCACCCGCAGCACTTCCTCGATCGTGGTCTGGCCGGCCATCGCCTTGATGATGCCGTCCTCGTACATTGTGCGCATGCCGGCGCTCTCGCGCGCGATCTGTTCGATCTCGCCCATGCCGGCGTGACGCATCACCGCGCGGCGCAGGTCGTCGTTCATGACCAGGAATTCCATGATCGTGGTGCGGCCGTGGTAGCCGCTCGGCGCCAGCGCCGACGGCTTCGGCCGGTACAGGCAGATCTCGCCCTGCGGCTGATAGCGGCGCAGATTGAATTTCTCGATTTCCTCCGGCGAGGCCGGGTAGCGCTCGGCGTGGGTCGGTTCGAGCTTGCGCACCAGGCGCTGGGCCAGGATGCCGTTGATGGTCGAGGTCAGCAGATAGTCCTCGACGCCCATGTCGAGCAATCGGGTGATGCCGCCGGCGGCGTTGTTGGTGTGCAGGGTGCTGAGCACCAGGTGGCCGGTCAGCGCCGACTGGATCGCGATCTTGCACGTCTCCAGATCGCGCATTTCGCCGATCATGATGATGTCCGGGTCCTGACGCACGATCGAGCGCAGGGCGTGCGAGAAATCCAGGCCGATCTGCGGCTTGGCCTGGATCTGGTTGATGCCCTCGATCTGGTATTCGACCGGGTCCTCGACCGTGATGATCTTGACGTCGCTGGTGTTGAGCTTGCTCAGCGCGGTGTACAGCGTGGTGGTCTTGCCCGAGCCGGTCGGGCCGGTCACCAGCATGATCCCGTGCGGCTGGTCGAGCACCTTCTGGAACTGCGGCAGGAATTCGTCGGTGAAGCCGAGCTTGTAGAAGTCGAACACCACCGTTTCGCGATCGAGCAGACGCATCACCACCGACTCGCCGTGCGCGGTCGGCACCGTGCTCACGCGCAGGTCGAGTTCCTTGCCCTGCACCCGCAGCATGATCCGGCCGTCCTGCGGCAGGCGGCGCTCGGCGATGTTGAGCTTGGCCATGATCTTGATGCGGCTGATCACCGCGGCGGTGAGGTTGGCCGGCGGGCTTTCGCCCTCGGTCAGCACGCCGTCGATGCGGTAGCGCACCTTCAAGCGGTTTTCGAACGGCTCGATGTGGATGTCGGACGCGCGCAGCTCGACCGCGCGCTGGATCACCAGGTTCACCAGCCGGATCACTGGCGCTTCCGAGGCCAGGTCGCGCAGATGCTCGACATCGTCGAGATCGCCCGCGCCCTCGCCCTCGGCGGTTTCCACGATCGCGCCCATCGCGCTGCGGCCCTGGCCGTGCCAGCGCTCGATCAGGTCGCCGATCTCCGAGCGCAGCGCCACGAACGGGCGGACCTCGCGCTGGGTGGCCAGACGCAGCGCGTCGACCTGATAGGCGTCCTGCGGATCGGCCATCAGCACCTCGACGTGGCTTTCGCCTTCGCCGACCGGGCAGATCGCGAACTGCTTCATGAACTTGAGGGTCAGCGTCACGCCCTCGGGCGGCAGCTCGGGCGCGTCCTTGATGCTGACCAGCGGCAGGTCCAGCGCGGCCGCGACGGTCTCGGCGTGGTCGCGCTCGGACACCAGACCCAGCCGCGCCAGCAAGGCCAGCAGGCTGCCCCCGGTTTCCTCCTGCAGCCGTCGCGCCCGCGACAGATCGGGTTCCTTGAGGCGGCCCTTGGCCACCAGCGCATCGACGATGCGTGCGTCCACCGCCAACTGGATGTCGCCGCCGCTCAAGGCGGCGGTATTGGCGGACGGATCGATGGTGCCGGCTACTGCGTTCAAGTCACCCTCCTGCGCGTGAAACTCCCTAGCGCGTGAACCCTGGACTTTAGCAGTTTCGTTCGCGGTCTCTACTACCCGCGGACCCCTGACGAAAACCCGTCGTTGTGATGACGGTCGCAGCTGCCGCGCCGGCACTGGCGGCCCTATTCAGACTCCACCGAGATACGCCTGCGATAGATGTCGTTGATCTGTCCCGTCGGCGTCCATTCGATTTCGGGATGCTGGTAATACAGGTAGTAATGGCCGTTGAGCTTGCTCAGATGCGGATAGGAGATCCAGCAAGTGCCGCTGTTGATGGCCTTGAGCCAGGGATTGAGCGAGGACTTCTCCCAGGCGCCGGGATCGGCGAGCGTCGCTTCGCTGTTGCGCGCCATGCCGATTCCCCAATTGCCTTCGCAGAACGGATGGTTCGCGCCTTCGTAAGCCATGTAATAGATGCCGTCCTCGAACAGCACGCTGCCGGAGCCGAAGTTCTTGTCGTCCCACGACCCGGCCGCCGCTTGCGGCAGCTGGCCGAAGTCGGTGTCGGTGAACACCGCTGCCGGCTGTGGCCATACCGCGCCGGGATTCCACGTAGTCAGGTAACTCAACGACGCCTGATGCCGGCTGGTCAGAAGCGAGAACTCATGTACGTTCACCCATTGCAGATACAACTCGCCCGAGTCGGCGCGCCGGATCAGGTTCGGGGTGCTGGCGCTACCATTGGATTGAGCCGACTTGACCAGCGGCCCGCGCACGTCCCAGCCGTTGAGTCCATCGGCCGAGTGCGCCAGAAGCGAAGATACGCGCTGTTGCGGCCCAGACGCTTCGAACACCATCTGGTAGCCGTCGCTCGTCCGGATCACCGAGGGATCGTAAGCGTTGTCCATCACACCATAGCCGGGCACATTCAACGTCGTCGACGTATCGATCACCGGCTGTGCGCGCACTTCGAAATTCAGGCCCGCGTCCGTCGATGTCCCGACCATGACCTTGTAACGATCGGTGCTCCCGTTGTCGCGGAAATACGCATAGGTGGTTTGAGCATTCACCGGCACGATCGATACGCGCGCCGCGGTTTCGGTGATCCCCGGCGCGGAAGGATTGCCTTGGGCGAAGAAGCCGACGCGCCGATAGCCGTCGCCCGAGGTCTCCACGGCGGTACGGGTCAGGCGAATCGAATCGATCGCCAGGCCGGGGTCGGACCAATCGCCCAAGGTCAAAGCGCCGCCGTCATAGACGAACGAATTCAACGCTTTGTACCAGCCATAGACCGAGCTGCCGATGGCCGAGGATTTCTCGGCCAGCACATTCCCGTTGGACCTGGCGACCATGCCGAAGCTGTGCGTGCCGCCGTCCAGCGAACGTGCGCGCACGTCGACCGTATAGCTCTGGCCGACCACCAGTTGCGATGCCGCGGGTGTCCAATAGGTATAGATGCCGACCGAATCGCGCGACACCGCGCGCGCATCGTCGGCGAGTTCGTCGTCGAACACCGAACCGCCGGCGACCGCTTCGGCCTGCTGGGTGTGGATGCCGGCCAGATGCGCATTGCCGTACCACAGGTGATACAGGCTCAAGGTCTCGTCCTTCGGCTTGGACTGGACCAGGGCGACCCGATCCACCGCCAGCCCCGGCGAGGAATAGTCCGACAGCCGCAGATTCGAACCGGTGTATTCGAAGTCCGCGGCGCGTACCCAGCGGTAATTCGAATCGCCGATCTCCGTCGCCTTCACCGCAACGGTCTTGCCGTTGACTACGACGTGCTGGGTGAACGTGGTCGCCGCGCCCAACGCCCGCGCCCGCACATAAACCGAGTAATTACCGTGCGGCGGAGACACCGAATGCACATACCAGGTGTAAGGCCCGGCCGTCTGCCTGACGATCGCCTGCCCGGTACTGGCGCCGGAATCGGCGACCAGGTTTCCGCCCGCGATGTCGGCGCCGGCGGCGGAGACGATCGGCTCGATGATGAGCTTGTCCACCTGCAGCGACGGGCTCGACCAGTCCGCCAACAGCAGCGTCTGGCCATTGGCGAAATCGAAGAAACCCAATCGGTACCAGCGATAGGCGCTATGGTCGACGGTCGCCGACAAGGTGTCGACCAATTGCCCATCGATCTTGACGCTCTCGGAGAACGAACGCGCCTGACCGTCCAGTGAGCGAGCACGCACATAAATCGCGTAACGCCCGTGACTGAGCTCCGCGGTATCGAGCGTCCACCAGGTATAGATGCCGGCATCGGCGCGGGTGACCGCTTGCGCGTTGCTGGCGTCCTCATCGGCGACCACCTGGCCGCCCGAGACGACTTCGGCCTCCTTCGCCCACTGGCTTGCCGCCAGCGACTGCAGCGGCATCAGCAGCGTCAGCACCATCAACCAGATGCAGTTGGAATGTTTCATCGTCGAAGTCCATATCAAGAAGGCGGGCATAGTATGCGGCCGCCGATTCTCAATTCCTGCGTCGGTCGACGACCGACGCTGCACGCGACGAAGTCACCACGCCCCGAAGGGCGCGATGATTCAGTCCGTCCGATCCCGCGAACGAATCAGCCCACCCACACCCGCGCATTGCGGAACATGCGCAGCCACGGCGAGTCGCCGGCCCAGTCCTTCGGCGACCAGCTGAAATTGGCGCTGCGCAGGGTGCGTTCGGGGTGCGGCATCAGCAAGGTCGCGCGGCCGTCGCGGCTGGTCAGGCCGGCGATGCCGTCGGGCGAGCCGTTCGGGTTGAGCGGGTACTGCTCGGCCACCCGGCCTTCGCCGTCGATATAGCGCAGCGCGATGTCGGCGGCGCCGCGGTCGAGGTTGTTGGCGAAGCTGGCGCGGCCTTCGCCATGGGCGACCGCGACCGGAATGCGCGAACCGGCCATGCCGCGCAGGAACAGCGACGGCGATTCGACCACTTCCAGCAGGCCCAGGCGCGCTTCGAACTGCTCGCTGCGATTGCGCAGGAACACCGGCCAATGCTCGGCGCCCGGCACGATCGGCTTGAGCTGGGCGAGCATCTGGCAGCCGTTGCACACGCCCAACGAGAAGCTGTCTTCGCGGGCGAAGAACGCGGCGAAGGCATCGCGCAGCGCGCTGCGCTCGAGAATGCTGGTGGCCCAGCCGCGACCGGCGCCGAGCACGTCGCCGTAGCTGAAACCGCCGCAGGCGGCGAAGCCCTTGAAGTCCTGCAGCGCGAAGCGGCCGCTGATCAGGTCGCTCATGTGCACGTCGAAGGCTTCGAAGCCGGCGCGGTCGAACGCGGCGGCCATTTCGATCTGGCCGTTGACGCCCTGCTCGCGCAGGATCGCGACCTTCGGCCGCGCGCCGGTGTTGATGAACGGCGCGGCGATGTCGTCGTTCGGGTCGAAGTTCAACTTCGGCTTCAGGCCCGGCGCGGCGAAATCGCGCGCGATCGCGCGCTCCTCGTCGGCGCAGTCGGGGTTGTCGCGCAGCTTCTGCAAGGCATGGCTGGTCGACCACCACGCGTCGAACAATTCGTCCCAGCGCCATTCCATCAGCACCTTGCCGTCGTCCTTGACCCGGATCGACGGCGCCGTGGTCGGCTTGGCGATGCGCTGCGCGCAGTCGATCAGACCATGGCGCGAAATCAGGTCGGCGAATTCGGCGCGGTCGTCGTTGTGGATCTGCACGATCGCGCCGAGTTCTTCGTTGAACAAGGTGCGGAACGGGTCCTCGCCCCAGCCGTCGAGGCTGATGTCCAGGCCCAGGCGCGAGCAGAACGCCATTTCTGCCAGGGTCGCGAACGCGCCGCCGTCGCTGCGGTCGTGATAGGCCAGCAGCAGGCCGGCTTCGCGCGCGTCGCGGATGAGTTCGAAGAAATCGCGCAGACGCTGCGGGCTGTTGAGATCGGGCACGCCGCTTTCATGCCGCGCGCCGTCGCCGGTCTGGCCGGCGAATGCGGGCAGGCCGCTGTGCGAATGCTTCGAGACCGCCTGCGGATGCACCTGCGCCAGCACCGAACCACCCAAACGCTGCTTGCCCGCGCCCAAGCCGATCAGCCACAACTCGGTATCGCCTTCGCGCGACAACAGCGGGGTGAGTTGCTGACGCACATCGACCACCGGCGCGAACGCGCTGACGATCAGCGAAACCGGCGATACGGACTTATGCGCGACCGGCGACGATCCGCCTTCGCGATTCCCAATTCCCGATTCCCGATTCCCAGCCCACTGCGCCTGCATCGACAGCGAATCCTTGCCGACCGGGATGCTCAGTTCGAGTTCCGGGCACAGCTCCAGGCCGACCGCCTTGACCGCGTCGAACAGCAGCGCGTCTTCGCCCGGATGCGAGGCCGCCGCCATCCAGTTCGCCGACAGCTTGATCCGGTTGAGCGATTCGACCGGCGCGGCGCACAGGTTGGTGATCGCTTCGCCGACCGCCATGCGCGCGGCCGCGGCCGCGTCCAGCAGCGCCAGCGGGGTGCGTTCGCCGACCGCCATCGCTTCGCCGACGAAGCCGTCGAAGTCGCTCAAGGTGATCGCGCAATCGGCCATCGGCAACTGCCACGGGCCGATCATCTGATCGCGCGCGACCAGGCCGCCGACGGTGCGATCGCCGATGGTGATGAGGA
This genomic interval carries:
- a CDS encoding prepilin-type N-terminal cleavage/methylation domain-containing protein, giving the protein MRRARRFARSRPTAQARGFTLIEVLLAMVLLVAGLTLAFATLSAATKTATRGEVLAQRSERERAVEGFLRKRIAATRPIPFAFDQSTAVPQRFVGEPDRLRFVADLPDYLGQGGPYLHDFAIETDGDQTRMVLSLSMVLAGETIKEARERPPELLVDGLKSARFRYRAIDPQRGQLGEWQERWQTPDQLPLFVEVTLTDRDGRDWPPLIVSLPLATASAGGFVPEL
- the xpsI gene encoding type II secretion system protein XpsI → MHRATSLRQHGYTLLEVIVAFALLAMALTLLLGTLSGAAKQVRWSSDAGRAALYAQSLMDQVGVGQPLKPGQRSGDFENGRYRWTLGVAQWRDPLPASSSQPIDPNAPRLFEVQLAVEWGDGGAGRRLFLRSLRSSAASNEVSL
- the xpsH gene encoding type II secretion system protein XpsH; protein product: MPARAARRQGGMSLLEMLLVIALIAGIGVLTVGMMNGGMAGMQLRSASKEIASQLRYTRSQAIATGRSQKFTIDPAAHTWTAPNGRSGDIPKALGIVFTGAREVQPRRGEGAIMFFADGASTGGRVKLSAKQAAWNVDVAWLTGEVKLKRGEAPR
- the gspG gene encoding type II secretion system major pseudopilin GspG: MRKSRSNSRRLTRSPSPAGQRGMSLIEIIIVIVLIGAVLAFVGNRVLGGKDRGDYNLAKGQVQTLAGKIDSFQMDTGRLPSSLEELVKAPADANGWLGPYAKDAELKDPWGHPIEYRAPGESGPYDLVSYGKDGKAGGTSVDGDIKNN
- the xpsF gene encoding type II secretion system protein XpsF; its protein translation is MPLFHYKALNARGEMLDGQMEAASNVEVVQRLQEQGHLPVEAKLASEAGASSSWKGLFKPKAFTGARLVQFTQQLSTLLGAGQPLDRALTILLDLPEDEAAKSTVADIRDAVRGGTSLSVALERQHGTFSRLYINMVRAGEAGGNLHETLSRLDDYLERSRVMQGRVINALIYPAILLCMVGASLMFLLGYVVPQFGQMYESLDAELPMFTQVILWLGLFVRNWWIVLIAVPALAVLWFDRKRRDPAFREALDGWLLKRKFVGALIGKIETARLTRTLGTLVRNGVPLMTAIGIGRNVLNNRVLAADVDAAAEEVKNGVSLSTALSKGKRFPRLALQMIQVGEESGALDAMLMKTAETFEQDTGMALDRMLAALVPIVTVVLAGIVGTVVMAVLLPLYDLTNSIG
- the gspE gene encoding type II secretion system ATPase GspE, whose protein sequence is MNAVAGTIDPSANTAALSGGDIQLAVDARIVDALVAKGRLKEPDLSRARRLQEETGGSLLALLARLGLVSERDHAETVAAALDLPLVSIKDAPELPPEGVTLTLKFMKQFAICPVGEGESHVEVLMADPQDAYQVDALRLATQREVRPFVALRSEIGDLIERWHGQGRSAMGAIVETAEGEGAGDLDDVEHLRDLASEAPVIRLVNLVIQRAVELRASDIHIEPFENRLKVRYRIDGVLTEGESPPANLTAAVISRIKIMAKLNIAERRLPQDGRIMLRVQGKELDLRVSTVPTAHGESVVMRLLDRETVVFDFYKLGFTDEFLPQFQKVLDQPHGIMLVTGPTGSGKTTTLYTALSKLNTSDVKIITVEDPVEYQIEGINQIQAKPQIGLDFSHALRSIVRQDPDIIMIGEMRDLETCKIAIQSALTGHLVLSTLHTNNAAGGITRLLDMGVEDYLLTSTINGILAQRLVRKLEPTHAERYPASPEEIEKFNLRRYQPQGEICLYRPKPSALAPSGYHGRTTIMEFLVMNDDLRRAVMRHAGMGEIEQIARESAGMRTMYEDGIIKAMAGQTTIEEVLRVTEDA